In Flavobacterium sp. N1736, the following are encoded in one genomic region:
- the pnuC gene encoding nicotinamide riboside transporter PnuC, giving the protein MIDFFLDSYKNAPLWHIVLESLVFVFGILSVWFAKKENIWVYPTGLIATVISVYLLYVAGYIGDMIINAYFSVMSIYGWYVWAKGGTVEDNLPITRTNNNEKIIGIILFFVTVFVVFGIYKYFDYEIKNDNYVDMISSGIFFAGMWYMARKKIENWTLWIIGDIIVVPLYAYRGLGMLSLQYLIFTILAISAYLEWKKILDSKKQL; this is encoded by the coding sequence ATGATTGATTTTTTTCTCGATAGTTATAAAAATGCTCCTTTGTGGCATATTGTTTTAGAGTCCTTGGTTTTTGTTTTCGGAATTTTAAGCGTTTGGTTTGCAAAAAAAGAAAATATCTGGGTATACCCAACGGGTTTAATTGCTACGGTAATTTCTGTTTACCTTTTATACGTCGCCGGTTATATTGGTGATATGATTATTAATGCTTATTTTTCGGTAATGAGTATTTATGGTTGGTATGTTTGGGCAAAAGGAGGAACTGTCGAAGACAATTTGCCCATTACAAGGACTAATAATAATGAAAAAATAATTGGTATAATATTGTTTTTTGTAACCGTTTTTGTAGTTTTCGGCATTTATAAATATTTCGATTACGAAATCAAAAATGACAATTATGTCGATATGATTTCTTCGGGGATATTTTTTGCAGGAATGTGGTACATGGCCAGAAAAAAAATCGAAAACTGGACACTTTGGATTATTGGTGATATTATTGTAGTGCCTCTTTATGCTTATCGCGGCTTAGGGATGCTGTCACTTCAGTATTTAATTTTTACAATTTTAGCTATTTCAGCTTATTTAGAATGGAAAAAAATCTTAGACAGCAAAAAACAGCTATAA
- a CDS encoding DUF4301 family protein, with protein MEKNLRQQKTAIIKIALFGPESTGKTTLAKQLASYYNTEWVPEFARDYLQKKWEENQHICVADDMLPIAYGQVALENEKLSSAKKYLFCDTNLMVTKVFSEMYYGFCDALLNEAALEHEYDLFFLTDIDVPWEKDDIRDKAEGRETVFSVFKQTLIDNKKPFITLSGDKESRLAKATAIIDNLTIAKERGFSSSDFVEIYNHGISIDTILKQLEIFKNGISKSNLISPATINNGILDLTENDFEANAIFFDLQKSKLKLKKFVPASGAASRMFKFLSTFLNDFDIQKETINAYINRKKDSDLSIFIVAMNKFPFFEALDKKLREVYPDFETLERDYKNYYFIKLLLSPDYFDFANKPKAVLPFHLYQTHIANPIEEHLNECVHYATSGQISNLHFTVSEIHQTQFEKAIDLVQDKIEKESGTKINIGYSYQNKSTDSITVDINNKFVRNKNAELVFRPGGHGALIENLNALDSDVIFIKNIDNVIQNHIDKITLYKKGLAGILIKIQQQVFGYLKAIEKQEIGENHIIEIVQFLKEHLNINVTNDFNKFTFDNKIIKIKELLDRPIRVCGMVKNEGEPGGGPFWVMNEKGVVSLQIVETSQVDLTNKKQLQILAEATHFNPVDLVCGIKNYKNQKFDLTQFVDHKTGFIVEKSVDGKIVKSYELPGLWNGAMANWLTIFVAVPLITFNPVKTVNDLLKPAHQPQ; from the coding sequence ATGGAAAAAAATCTTAGACAGCAAAAAACAGCTATAATAAAAATTGCTTTGTTTGGTCCTGAAAGTACAGGCAAAACAACTTTGGCAAAACAGCTTGCTTCATATTATAATACAGAATGGGTTCCTGAGTTTGCACGTGATTATCTGCAAAAAAAATGGGAGGAAAACCAGCATATTTGTGTGGCCGATGATATGCTTCCAATTGCTTACGGACAGGTTGCATTAGAAAACGAAAAACTTTCTTCGGCTAAAAAATACCTGTTTTGTGATACCAATTTAATGGTTACCAAAGTTTTTTCTGAGATGTATTATGGTTTTTGTGATGCTCTTTTAAATGAAGCTGCCTTAGAACATGAATACGATTTGTTTTTCCTGACGGATATTGATGTTCCTTGGGAAAAAGATGATATTAGAGATAAGGCAGAAGGAAGAGAAACCGTTTTTTCGGTTTTTAAACAAACTTTAATCGATAATAAAAAGCCATTTATTACCCTTTCGGGAGATAAAGAAAGCCGTCTTGCAAAAGCAACAGCCATTATTGATAATTTGACAATTGCCAAAGAACGCGGATTTTCATCTTCTGATTTTGTGGAAATTTACAATCACGGAATTTCTATTGATACTATTTTGAAGCAATTAGAAATTTTTAAAAACGGAATTTCGAAAAGTAATTTAATAAGTCCGGCAACAATTAACAACGGAATTTTAGATTTAACAGAAAATGATTTTGAAGCAAATGCCATTTTTTTTGATCTTCAGAAATCGAAATTAAAATTAAAGAAATTTGTTCCCGCTTCTGGTGCAGCAAGCCGAATGTTTAAGTTTTTGAGCACTTTTTTGAATGATTTTGATATTCAGAAAGAAACTATAAATGCCTATATAAACAGAAAAAAAGATAGTGATTTGTCTATTTTTATAGTGGCGATGAATAAGTTTCCTTTTTTTGAAGCTTTAGATAAAAAACTAAGAGAAGTTTATCCTGATTTTGAAACTTTAGAGAGAGATTACAAAAATTATTATTTCATAAAACTATTATTATCACCTGATTATTTTGATTTTGCAAACAAGCCAAAAGCCGTTTTGCCATTTCATTTATATCAAACTCATATTGCAAATCCTATAGAAGAACATTTGAACGAGTGTGTACATTATGCCACATCTGGTCAAATATCAAACCTGCATTTTACGGTTTCAGAAATTCATCAGACTCAATTTGAAAAGGCGATTGATTTGGTTCAGGATAAAATAGAAAAAGAGTCCGGTACTAAAATTAATATTGGATATTCTTATCAAAATAAAAGTACAGATTCTATAACGGTAGATATTAATAATAAATTTGTTCGGAACAAAAACGCAGAATTGGTTTTTAGACCGGGAGGACACGGTGCATTAATTGAAAATCTGAACGCACTGGATTCAGATGTTATTTTTATAAAGAATATTGATAACGTGATTCAAAATCATATTGATAAAATTACATTATATAAAAAGGGACTCGCAGGTATTTTAATTAAAATTCAACAGCAGGTTTTTGGTTATTTAAAAGCCATCGAAAAACAGGAAATCGGCGAAAATCATATTATTGAAATTGTTCAGTTTTTAAAAGAGCACTTAAACATTAATGTGACAAATGATTTTAATAAATTTACGTTTGATAATAAAATTATTAAAATCAAAGAACTGCTTGATCGACCAATTCGCGTTTGTGGAATGGTAAAAAATGAAGGAGAACCGGGAGGCGGACCTTTTTGGGTTATGAATGAAAAAGGAGTAGTTTCACTTCAAATTGTAGAGACTTCCCAAGTAGATTTAACGAATAAAAAGCAACTTCAAATTTTAGCGGAAGCGACGCATTTTAATCCGGTTGATTTAGTTTGCGGAATTAAAAACTATAAAAATCAAAAGTTTGATCTAACTCAATTTGTAGATCATAAAACAGGATTTATTGTAGAGAAAAGTGTTGACGGAAAAATAGTTAAAAGTTATGAGTTGCCTGGATTATGGAACGGTGCAATGGCAAATTGGCTGACTATTTTTGTTGCTGTTCCGTTGATTACTTTTAATCCGGTAAAAACAGTAAATGATTTATTAAAACCAGCTCATCAGCCACAATAA
- the arfB gene encoding alternative ribosome rescue aminoacyl-tRNA hydrolase ArfB: MDIEKIISELSFKAVRSSGAGGQNVNKVSSKVVLTFDLNTSQALSEEEKLLLQTNIAARLTTENILILNCDEDRSQLKNKDIVVKRFLEIIKKGLFVPKVRKATKIPKSVIKKRIKDKKNISEIKQSRRKPNLD; encoded by the coding sequence ATGGATATAGAAAAAATAATATCAGAATTAAGTTTTAAAGCTGTTCGTAGCAGTGGCGCAGGCGGACAAAATGTAAACAAAGTTTCTTCAAAAGTGGTTCTGACTTTTGATTTGAATACTTCTCAGGCTTTATCTGAAGAAGAAAAATTGCTTTTACAGACCAATATTGCAGCCAGATTAACGACAGAAAATATTCTGATTTTAAATTGTGATGAAGATCGAAGTCAGCTTAAAAATAAAGATATTGTTGTAAAACGTTTTCTCGAAATCATAAAAAAAGGATTATTTGTTCCTAAAGTCCGCAAGGCAACCAAGATTCCAAAATCAGTTATCAAAAAGCGAATCAAGGACAAAAAGAATATTTCTGAAATAAAGCAATCTCGCAGAAAACCTAATTTAGATTAA
- a CDS encoding TonB-dependent receptor, translated as MKTFFEGTFTGTKLQSYKGSKLSQKSIFFLLFSLFYSLFSFAQEQDSTQVNQLDNVLVSAVRVTAKTPVTFSNLDKKDIKYRNLGQDIPILMNYLPSVVTTSDAGNGFGYTGIRVRGSDATRVNVTINGIPYNDAESQGTFWVNMPDFASSVESLQLQRGVGTSTNGSAAFGASLNMLTDNYASKANGEISSSYGSFNSQKNTVKFSTGLLNDHFELAGRLSRLKSDGYIDRGSSDLKSYFLQGSYVGKTTLIKALVFGGTEKTYQSWNGIDAETLNSDRTFNSAGMYTDEAGNVRFYNNETDNYQQDHYQLHWSESWSDKWSTNLALHYTKGKGYYENYQEDADMAEYGLLPVGAITTTDLIRQKWLDNDFYGTTFSVKYKDEKFDAIFGGGWNKYEGDHYGKVIWSRYASQSELGDHYYDDFSTKTDGNVFAKVNYQFTEKLSFYGDLQYRNVKYKANSIETGVVDDNFNFFNPKAGLNYEINQKNTLYFSYARANREPNRTDYEGGNVKPEKLNDFELGWRFNSEKFQLNSNFYYMAYKDQLILTGTLDDVGSPIRSNSEKSYRLGFEADATIKLSEKFMLRPNFTLSSNKNVDLAVEGQNYGTTSIAYSPEIIAGNIIVYSPIENLHISLLQKYVGEQYMNNIELPDAKLADYFVNDLNVSFEIKPKTIFKSIMITGLVNNFLDKKYVSNGYMYDVYPYYYPQAGINFLAGLTLKF; from the coding sequence ATGAAAACATTTTTTGAAGGTACTTTTACAGGTACAAAGTTGCAAAGTTACAAAGGTTCAAAGTTGAGCCAAAAATCTATTTTTTTTCTTCTATTCTCTTTATTCTATTCTCTGTTCTCTTTTGCGCAAGAACAAGATTCAACCCAAGTCAATCAGCTTGATAATGTTTTGGTTTCTGCCGTTCGTGTTACTGCAAAAACGCCGGTTACGTTTAGTAATCTGGATAAAAAAGATATTAAATACAGAAATCTTGGTCAGGATATTCCAATTTTAATGAACTATTTGCCTTCTGTTGTTACAACTTCTGATGCAGGAAATGGTTTTGGTTATACCGGAATCAGAGTCCGCGGAAGTGATGCAACGAGAGTTAATGTTACCATAAACGGAATTCCGTATAATGATGCCGAAAGTCAGGGAACATTTTGGGTAAACATGCCGGATTTTGCCTCATCTGTAGAAAGTTTACAATTACAGCGCGGTGTAGGAACGTCAACAAACGGTTCTGCTGCTTTTGGTGCCAGTTTAAATATGCTTACAGATAATTATGCATCTAAAGCAAATGGCGAAATTTCAAGCTCATACGGAAGTTTTAATTCTCAAAAAAACACAGTAAAATTTAGTACAGGTTTATTAAATGATCATTTTGAATTGGCCGGACGTTTGTCCAGACTTAAATCAGATGGTTATATTGATCGTGGAAGTTCTGATTTAAAATCCTATTTCCTGCAGGGAAGTTATGTTGGTAAAACCACTTTGATTAAAGCATTGGTTTTTGGCGGAACTGAAAAAACATACCAATCCTGGAACGGAATTGATGCAGAAACCCTAAATAGCGATCGTACTTTTAACTCTGCAGGAATGTATACTGATGAAGCTGGAAATGTTCGTTTCTATAATAATGAAACCGATAATTACCAACAAGATCATTATCAATTGCATTGGAGTGAATCATGGTCTGATAAATGGAGCACGAATTTGGCTCTTCATTACACAAAAGGAAAAGGCTATTACGAAAATTATCAGGAAGATGCAGATATGGCTGAATATGGTTTGCTACCGGTTGGAGCAATAACTACAACTGATTTAATTCGCCAAAAATGGTTGGATAATGATTTTTACGGAACTACATTTTCTGTAAAATATAAAGATGAAAAATTTGACGCTATTTTTGGCGGCGGCTGGAACAAATATGAAGGCGATCATTACGGTAAAGTAATCTGGTCAAGATACGCTTCACAATCAGAATTGGGAGATCATTATTATGATGATTTTTCGACAAAAACAGACGGAAATGTTTTCGCGAAAGTCAATTATCAATTCACAGAAAAGTTGAGTTTTTATGGTGATTTGCAATACCGAAATGTAAAATATAAAGCCAATAGTATCGAAACTGGTGTGGTTGATGATAATTTCAATTTCTTTAATCCAAAAGCTGGTTTGAATTACGAAATCAATCAAAAAAACACCCTTTACTTTTCATACGCAAGAGCCAATCGTGAACCAAACAGAACCGATTATGAAGGCGGAAATGTAAAACCTGAAAAATTGAATGATTTTGAATTAGGTTGGAGATTCAATTCAGAGAAGTTTCAATTGAATTCGAACTTTTATTATATGGCGTACAAAGATCAGTTGATTTTAACCGGAACATTAGACGATGTTGGATCTCCGATTCGTTCAAACAGTGAAAAAAGTTACCGTTTAGGTTTTGAAGCTGATGCGACAATTAAGCTTTCAGAAAAATTTATGCTGCGTCCAAACTTTACTTTAAGCAGTAATAAAAATGTTGATTTGGCTGTTGAAGGACAAAACTACGGAACTACATCTATCGCTTATTCACCGGAAATAATTGCAGGAAATATTATAGTTTACAGTCCAATTGAGAATTTACATATTTCATTACTGCAAAAATATGTTGGCGAACAATACATGAATAATATAGAGTTGCCGGATGCTAAACTGGCAGATTATTTTGTAAACGATTTAAATGTTTCATTTGAAATAAAACCAAAAACTATTTTCAAATCGATAATGATTACCGGTTTGGTAAATAATTTTCTGGATAAAAAATATGTTTCAAACGGTTATATGTACGATGTTTATCCATACTATTATCCTCAGGCAGGAATTAATTTCTTAGCTGGATTAACACTGAAATTCTAA
- the greA gene encoding transcription elongation factor GreA, with amino-acid sequence MSKVSYYTAEGLKKLKDELEHLKSVMRPKASQDIAEARDKGDLSENAEYDAAKEAQGLLEMRINKLEEVYSNARLIDESQLDVSKALVLSNVKIKNQGNGMEMKYTLVAESEADLKTGKISVTSPIGKGLLGKSVGEVAEITVPNGVLKFEILEITRD; translated from the coding sequence ATGAGTAAAGTATCTTATTATACAGCAGAAGGATTAAAAAAACTAAAAGATGAGTTGGAGCACTTAAAAAGTGTAATGCGACCAAAGGCATCTCAGGATATAGCAGAGGCGAGAGACAAAGGTGATTTATCTGAAAATGCAGAATACGATGCCGCTAAAGAAGCACAAGGTTTATTAGAAATGAGAATTAATAAACTGGAAGAAGTATATTCAAATGCAAGATTAATAGACGAATCGCAATTAGATGTTTCAAAAGCATTGGTGCTTTCTAATGTAAAAATTAAAAACCAAGGCAACGGAATGGAAATGAAATATACGCTTGTTGCCGAAAGTGAAGCTGATTTGAAAACCGGAAAAATTTCGGTAACGTCTCCTATTGGAAAAGGTTTACTTGGAAAATCAGTTGGTGAAGTAGCTGAAATTACAGTGCCAAATGGAGTTTTGAAATTCGAAATATTAGAAATTACAAGAGACTAA
- a CDS encoding HIT family protein: MSIFTKIVNGEIPAYKIAEDDNYLAFLDVNPNAKGHTLCIPKQEINKIFDMEDELYLGLMKFSKKIAIALEKTVPCKRIGMAVVGLEVPHAHVHLIPLNEMDEMRFHNKVSLSKEEFEALAKSIQANL, translated from the coding sequence ATGAGCATATTTACCAAAATAGTAAACGGAGAAATTCCAGCTTATAAAATTGCCGAAGATGATAATTATCTGGCTTTTTTAGATGTAAATCCAAATGCAAAAGGACACACACTTTGTATTCCAAAACAAGAAATCAATAAGATTTTTGATATGGAAGATGAATTGTATTTGGGATTAATGAAGTTTTCTAAGAAAATTGCAATTGCTTTAGAAAAAACGGTTCCCTGCAAAAGAATCGGAATGGCAGTTGTTGGTTTAGAAGTTCCTCACGCACACGTTCATTTGATTCCTTTAAACGAAATGGATGAAATGCGTTTTCATAATAAAGTATCACTTTCAAAAGAAGAATTTGAAGCTTTGGCGAAAAGTATTCAGGCGAATCTGTAA
- a CDS encoding sensor histidine kinase: MSFSERRNTTRWIIIFISFTIISLILWNTYTFFQIFKNEERIKMKLLANAQIALINADENTDLELPLQISSNNTSIPVILTMYDKILTTRNVPEEVLKDEKKSMQFLRNLKNENEPIVFEYSPGKYQKLYYGNSSLLNKLKYYPIALLLIIFLFGALIYNFYKSTKMATQNKLWAGMAKETAHQIGTPLSSLIGWVEILKTEEIDQSITFEIQKDIERLQTITDRFSKIGSVPVLEVHDIVEETLNSYEYLQSRFSKQVEFSYHAPDEPILVMINPTLHSWTIENLVKNAIDAMKGKGTLEFNIEQDSHHVKITVKDSGSGIPKKQFKTIFEPGFTTKKRGWGLGLSLTKRIVEEYHSGKIKVLHSEIGKGTTFQIQLNKKV, from the coding sequence ATGTCTTTTTCTGAAAGAAGAAATACAACGCGCTGGATTATCATCTTTATATCATTCACAATTATTTCCCTGATTCTTTGGAACACTTATACTTTTTTCCAAATTTTCAAAAATGAAGAACGAATTAAAATGAAACTTTTGGCCAATGCACAAATCGCACTTATTAATGCCGATGAAAATACTGACCTCGAACTTCCGCTTCAGATTTCAAGCAATAATACTTCGATTCCGGTCATATTAACCATGTATGACAAAATTCTTACCACCAGAAATGTTCCTGAAGAAGTATTAAAAGACGAAAAAAAATCAATGCAGTTTTTGAGAAATCTGAAAAATGAAAATGAGCCAATTGTTTTTGAATATTCTCCCGGAAAATATCAAAAACTGTATTATGGAAATTCGTCATTACTGAATAAACTTAAATATTATCCAATTGCTTTATTACTGATTATTTTTTTATTTGGCGCTTTGATTTACAATTTTTACAAGAGTACCAAAATGGCAACGCAAAATAAACTTTGGGCCGGAATGGCAAAAGAAACCGCGCATCAAATTGGGACACCTTTATCGTCGTTAATTGGCTGGGTTGAAATTTTAAAGACGGAAGAAATTGACCAGTCTATAACTTTTGAAATTCAAAAAGATATTGAACGTCTGCAAACTATTACAGATCGTTTCTCTAAAATTGGTTCTGTTCCTGTTTTAGAAGTCCATGATATTGTGGAAGAAACCTTGAATTCATACGAATATTTGCAATCTCGTTTTTCTAAACAGGTTGAATTTTCATATCATGCGCCGGATGAACCAATTTTGGTTATGATAAATCCAACATTACATAGCTGGACAATAGAAAATTTGGTGAAAAATGCGATTGATGCCATGAAAGGAAAAGGAACTTTGGAATTTAATATCGAACAAGATTCTCATCACGTAAAAATAACTGTAAAAGATTCAGGAAGCGGAATTCCAAAAAAACAATTCAAAACTATCTTTGAACCCGGTTTTACGACCAAAAAACGCGGTTGGGGATTGGGACTTTCTTTAACCAAAAGAATCGTCGAGGAATATCACAGCGGTAAAATAAAGGTTTTACATTCTGAAATAGGAAAAGGAACTACTTTTCAAATTCAATTAAATAAAAAAGTGTAG
- a CDS encoding flavin reductase family protein — translation MISINPKEITTAKLHGYLQSAVGPRPIAFASTISEKGIPNLSPFSFFNVFSANPPILVFSPARRVRDNTVKHTLINVEATREVVINVVNYDLVQQTSLASTEYAEGINEFIKAGLTQIPSDLVKPYRVKESPVQFECKVTQIIPLGTEGGAGNLILCEVVKIHIHESVLDENGAIDQHKIDLVSRLGNNWYSRSNQGLFEVQKPLTTLGVGVDVIPNYIKESPVFDGNDLGKLGNIEALPTTEEVSIFVKENFSVKGVLSSDDQEKIHLEAKKYLNKDDITSAWKVLLAKK, via the coding sequence ATGATTAGCATTAATCCAAAAGAAATTACTACAGCAAAATTACATGGTTATCTGCAAAGTGCCGTTGGGCCAAGGCCTATTGCTTTTGCCAGTACCATTAGCGAAAAAGGAATTCCGAACTTATCGCCGTTTAGTTTTTTTAATGTATTTAGTGCCAATCCGCCAATTTTGGTTTTTTCGCCGGCTCGACGTGTTCGCGATAATACCGTAAAACATACTTTAATTAATGTTGAAGCAACGCGTGAAGTAGTTATAAATGTTGTAAATTATGATTTGGTACAGCAAACTTCATTAGCGAGCACAGAATATGCAGAAGGTATAAATGAATTTATAAAAGCCGGATTAACACAAATTCCGTCAGATTTAGTAAAACCGTATCGCGTAAAAGAGTCGCCGGTGCAGTTTGAATGCAAAGTCACGCAGATTATTCCGTTAGGAACAGAAGGCGGAGCAGGAAATCTGATACTTTGTGAAGTCGTAAAAATACATATTCATGAATCCGTTTTAGATGAAAACGGAGCAATCGATCAGCATAAAATTGATCTGGTTTCAAGATTGGGAAATAATTGGTACTCAAGATCTAATCAAGGACTTTTTGAAGTACAAAAACCACTTACAACTTTAGGTGTTGGCGTAGATGTTATTCCAAATTATATCAAAGAAAGCCCTGTTTTTGATGGAAATGATCTGGGAAAATTAGGAAATATAGAAGCCTTGCCTACAACCGAAGAAGTTAGTATATTTGTGAAAGAAAATTTTTCTGTGAAAGGAGTTTTAAGTTCCGATGATCAGGAAAAAATACATTTAGAAGCCAAAAAATACCTGAATAAGGATGATATTACATCGGCCTGGAAAGTACTTTTAGCTAAGAAATAA
- a CDS encoding DUF3127 domain-containing protein, which produces MEVIGKVKVVNPEQQVSASFKKRELVVTTDEQYPQHILIEFTQDKCDLLSSYKQGEAVKVSINLRGREWVNPQGETRYFNSIQGWRIERVAPEGPAQTPPMPAAEAFAPATNLNEDEPDDLPF; this is translated from the coding sequence ATGGAAGTTATAGGAAAAGTAAAAGTGGTAAACCCGGAGCAACAAGTTAGTGCCTCATTCAAAAAAAGAGAATTAGTTGTTACTACAGACGAGCAATATCCACAACATATTTTAATCGAATTTACACAAGATAAATGCGATTTGTTGAGCAGCTATAAGCAAGGAGAAGCGGTAAAAGTTTCTATCAATTTAAGAGGAAGAGAATGGGTTAATCCACAAGGAGAAACCAGATATTTCAATAGTATTCAAGGGTGGAGAATCGAAAGAGTAGCACCGGAAGGTCCTGCGCAAACACCTCCAATGCCTGCTGCAGAAGCTTTTGCTCCGGCAACAAATTTAAACGAAGACGAACCGGACGATTTGCCTTTCTAA
- the aat gene encoding leucyl/phenylalanyl-tRNA--protein transferase yields the protein MYYVFKDLFFPPVSEADEEGIVAIGGDLNPERLKLAYKSGIFPWFNEGEPILWWAPDPRMVLFPDELIVSKSMRNILNRNQFKVTFNQNFEAVILNCQKIKREGQNGTWISNEMIDAYCELHAQGMAKSVEVWQDEVLVGGLYGIDLGHVFCGESMFSKVSNASKVAFIALVNSLKEKKYKLLDCQVHNPHLESLGCREIDREEFMFILENKK from the coding sequence ATGTATTACGTATTTAAAGATTTATTTTTTCCTCCGGTTTCAGAGGCTGATGAAGAAGGAATTGTGGCAATTGGCGGTGATTTAAATCCCGAAAGATTGAAATTAGCGTACAAAAGTGGTATTTTTCCGTGGTTTAATGAAGGGGAACCTATTTTGTGGTGGGCGCCGGATCCTCGAATGGTTTTGTTTCCGGATGAACTGATTGTCTCTAAAAGCATGCGAAACATTTTGAATAGAAATCAATTTAAAGTAACTTTTAACCAAAATTTTGAAGCTGTTATTTTAAATTGCCAGAAAATAAAACGTGAAGGACAAAACGGAACCTGGATTTCAAACGAAATGATCGACGCTTATTGTGAATTACATGCTCAGGGAATGGCAAAATCTGTTGAGGTTTGGCAAGATGAGGTTTTAGTAGGCGGCTTATACGGAATAGATTTAGGTCATGTTTTTTGTGGGGAAAGTATGTTTTCGAAAGTATCAAATGCATCAAAAGTGGCTTTTATAGCTTTGGTAAATTCGTTAAAAGAAAAAAAATATAAACTACTGGATTGTCAGGTACATAATCCACATCTGGAAAGTTTGGGCTGTCGCGAAATCGATCGTGAAGAATTTATGTTTATTTTAGAAAATAAGAAATAA
- a CDS encoding MOSC domain-containing protein, whose product MSAIHIVKEIYIFPIKSLAGISCQQAFAEEMGFENDRRWMLIDAENQFITQREHPIMSQFYPQISDGKISITFQDEKHEFSTAEHLDIPLKVNVWDDKSEVVEVNKSTSKWFSKQLGFECKLVKIIKSGDRKHESSRLKETFNVSLADGYPYLLIGTESLDFLNEKLEDKITVLRFRPNIVISTQTAHEEDDLKTFKIGEVQFKNVKPCGRCIMVNNDPQKGIVKKEPLKTLSKYRNFNNSVLFGTNIVSLNSGLIKIGDEIEF is encoded by the coding sequence ATGAGTGCGATTCATATTGTAAAAGAAATTTATATTTTTCCGATAAAAAGTCTTGCCGGAATTAGCTGTCAACAAGCTTTTGCAGAAGAAATGGGGTTTGAAAACGATCGTCGCTGGATGTTAATTGATGCTGAAAATCAATTTATAACACAAAGAGAACATCCGATAATGAGTCAGTTTTATCCACAAATTTCAGATGGAAAAATCAGCATTACTTTTCAGGACGAAAAACATGAATTTTCTACAGCCGAACATTTAGATATTCCTTTAAAAGTAAATGTATGGGATGATAAAAGTGAAGTTGTTGAAGTGAATAAATCAACATCAAAATGGTTCAGTAAACAGCTGGGTTTTGAATGTAAATTGGTGAAAATTATCAAAAGCGGAGATCGAAAACATGAAAGTTCAAGACTCAAAGAAACTTTCAATGTAAGTCTTGCAGATGGATATCCTTATTTACTGATTGGAACAGAAAGCCTCGATTTTTTGAATGAAAAATTAGAAGATAAAATCACCGTTTTAAGATTCCGCCCAAATATTGTGATAAGCACTCAAACTGCTCATGAAGAAGACGATTTAAAAACTTTTAAGATTGGAGAAGTTCAGTTTAAAAATGTAAAACCTTGCGGAAGATGTATTATGGTGAATAATGATCCGCAAAAAGGAATTGTAAAAAAAGAACCTTTGAAAACGTTGAGCAAATACAGAAATTTTAATAATTCGGTCTTATTCGGAACTAATATTGTGAGTTTAAATAGCGGATTAATTAAAATTGGAGATGAAATTGAGTTCTAA